The DNA segment GGACTCACCCTGCACAGCCTCCTGGGGCTTCCAGAACATGTCCGAGTTGATCAACATCTCCTTCCAGTTACGGTTGACAACGATGATTTTGCTGCTGCGGCTGAAGACACGGCCATAGGACAGGCGGAAGTCACACACCATTCCTGGGGTAGGGGACAGGGGGTGAGGTCTCAGTGGATGAAGGGCCAGCATCCTGGGGAGTGCCCACCACCTTACTTAATGCACCGTGGTAGACTGAATGCAGAAAGGTCTCTGTGTACCAGTGTCACCAGCAATGAGACTTTGCAGCTCCCAACCCCTTGATCCTCGGCGGGTCTCAGGACGTGCTTTGGCCAACAGGATGTCTCAGAAGTGATGGCATGCGTTCCTAAGACCAGGCTTCAAGGAGCCTTGcagcttcctctccctctctctctctctctcaaataacCTTGCTTCCTCAGCCCTCCAAGTTTCTCATCACCCACCAAAGTGAACAAGCCCAAGCTAGCCTGCTGGATGATGAGAAATACAGAGGAGGAGGTAGGGAAGAGTGAGAGGATTCACTTACCCAGCAGAGGCCACGCTAGCCCAGCCTACAGCCAGATGACCCCCAAGTGTCCAGAGCCTGGGTCAGCCCAGACGCCTTCCTGCCTCCTGACTGCAGACTCAGGAATGAGCACCACCAAAATGAGAAAAACGACCCCCTAACTCCCACAGGAGGTTCTTGATGAACAGTAAGTGCATTTTAAGCCATTGAGTTTTAAGCTAACTGATACAACTATGGCATGTCTGGCAGGATTCAGAGCACTTTATGTAAAAACATATACACTGTAGGTGGACATGCTGTGTCACTGCTGTGTAACATGGACAAATGCGGTCCCTAAAGGGCTGCAGGCACCCACGACCTGTGCATCCTCCTTTGTGCAAAGCTGGGTGACAGCACACAAGTGTAGCCTGAGAGTTCACCTGGATTTCAGGtccgggagggggtggggtgagagatAAGAGGGTGGACAATTATGAGGGTGGGGTGCCAGCCGGGACCCCCCTAGGAGGGGCAGGATTACACAGGGATATGCctagagggagggaagggacggGGTGGGTAGGATGAGGCCCACCTGCTAGGACAACGACATCTGCCTTCTTCAGGGCGGCGCTGCGGTTCTGCCGGATGTGGAGGGGGTGGTTGCGGCCCAGCAGCCCCCGAGCCATCCCCCCCAGGAAGCAGGGAACGCCCAGGGTCTCCACAGCAGCCCTAGGGGTCAAACCAGAACAGAGGTGAGTGTGGCAAAGGGCCTGCCCCCCatcccagggcagcaggggacCACAGATCTGACAGTAAGGGCAAGGCAGGGGCTTCTCACCGAAGTTTGTCTGCAGGTGTCGGGGGCAGCACAGCCTGGCTCCCGAGCAGCATAAGGGGCCTTTTGGCCCGGCTCAAGATCTCTACACAGTGCTGAACCTGGGGCAAAACGTGGGGTTCAAATAGCTGACCCGGAGTCACCATCAGCCCCAAGATCACAGCCCCAGTAGTGACTCAGGGAGAAGTCATTCTGCAGGTGGGGTCCCTGGCCAGGGAAGAGAGGCAATTCACCTGCTGGGGGGAAGCCTGGGGGATGTCCAGTGGCAGGGGCCCCTCAGGCTGAGGCTCCCAGGCTCCTGCAAAGAGGTTGGCCAGGTGATTCTCTAAGTACCTACAAAGGGGAGAGAAGATGCAGTTACCAAGAGTAATTAGCAGGGTTCCAGAAGCTGAAGGAGAAGGGCCAGGAAAGGGATCCGGAGGGCAGTAGGACAGGAGCAGAGGTGGATGGGCAACGGCCCAGGGACAGCCAGACCCCGGCTGAGTGTCCAGTGGCCTGTTTCCCCTCAGAAGCTTCTGGTGACCACCCCAACCAGGGACAGTCCCTCAGAAACAAGTGACACCAGCATGGAGCACCAGGATCCGGGCCAGGGGCGAGGGGTCAGACAGAGGTGAGCTTgagccctggctctgctgcttcctgTGTGACTTTGCACAAatgacttaacctttctgagcttcctcCTCCGTAAAATGTAAATGAGAACATCTCCCCCACAGTTCAGTGATCTATCCACTCAGGACACAAAGCACCTTGCAAAATACTCAATTAATGGGAATTGGTAACATCGTCCATCCTCTTGCCTTTCTCCAGCCTCTGACATCTCCTTTCTCACTCAGTCACAGGGTCCTGACTTTCCTTGAGGCCCTGTGCAGGGCCCTGGAGACACACAGATTAAATCTGGCTCACCCATGCCCTCAAGGAAACCCAATGCAGCCAAAAACACGCAAGTGTGGGCGCTGGCTGGAACTAGTCAGAGCCTGAAGCCTCTGTTTCTCTTCTGAGGAGGAGTAAAGACTGCAGAAAATGAGAAGAGGCCAAGGCTGGAGGCATAAGGAACCCTCACATGGAAAGTAATGGCGAGGCATgaggcagcagggcagggagcagagatGGGACGGCccaaagagaggaggaggagaagcggAGGAGGTTGAGGGGTGGAGTCAGGAAGGCCAAGGAGCAAAAAGGCTGTCACAGCCACAGAACAAAACTGCTTCAAAATTCAGCCTACCTGATATGGTCGGTGACCACTTCCTATGTGTTCAGGACTCCTGAATCCCCCCTCTCTATTTCTGGTTCCCTAATCATGTTGGCGGAGGGCTGGGAGACACCTTGCCTTACTCTTGATGTGACTCTGGACACAGCCCTGTTCTTATTTAAGATAATGATCATTAGTTCTTTTCTACTTCACCATCTACATTCTACTATCAAAatgatctcatttcattcttcGCAGAATCTTAGTCTAGAGAGAAAAGCGGGCAACGTTtatgcattttacagataaggaagctcaGGTTGAGAAGGGTTTAATCACAATACCTGGAAGTCAGATCATTGTGCTGTACCCCTCACACTCACACAGCATGTCCATTTCagctcaataaaattggaagaggggggaaaagaaaagaagttgaaTCATCACTTCAAGGTTAacacagctagttagtggcagTCCTGTGATTTGAACCCATCTCTCTGGACTTTCATGTCCCTCACTGGAACACAGCTCTGTGGATAAAGCCTTGAAGCCTCCTCCAGGCTGAATCCTAGTCTGCCATTAACAAGCTGGACAACTTCATGCAAGTCATTCAGCACCTGGATCTCAGTTACCCAATCTATGAAATAGGCATAATACCTCTGAGCCTTATTAACTCAAAGGGTTGCCATAAAAGACACGTGAGTAAACTGGTTATTTCTAGAGCTGGCCCTCAAAGCAATTCTCACATGCCCCAGGGTGCAGGGACCTGTCTGTCCTGTTCACACCTATCCTGGTACCTAGCACTTAGCggcactcattaaatatttgcaagtggaaggcagaggggtgacaacaggcaaaggggagggacagaggggaagcaggaggagaactGATTCTCCTTCATGTGCCCTGTTTCAGCCAGGTTCACCTCAGTGGTGACCAAAAACAGATCCCTTTCACATACCTCTGCTCAGGCCATGCCACTACCTGGAACCCTTTTCTATATTACGAAGCCCCCACTTGAAATCTGAAGCTCTTCCAGGAAAACCTTGGAGCTTGTCCCAGGCCAGCCTAACTGCTTTGCTGTCTCTGAGATCCTGGCCACTCACCACTCACAGCTTCTGCCCAGATCCCAGGCCACCATCCCTTCTCAGCCCAGTGACCGCCACATCTCCTCCCTGGCTTCCCAGCTCCCACCAACCCCGAAGTCCACTCTCCAGCAATAGCCGGacagaatataataaaaaccTTAAGCACAGTATCCGATGCCAATGCTTAAGGCCCTGTAATGCTCCTCAATGGATCGCAAATTAAAAACCAAGCCCCAGGTCCACCCAGTGGCCCCCTGCTGGCTGCTCTGAGCTCAGCCcttgcccctctcccctttgCTCACCTGCTGCTGCCACATGGGCCAGTGTGCTTTCCCTACCCACCAAGttcattcctgcctcaggacctttgcatatgCTATTCCCTCtatctggaatgctcttcctgtGGCTGGCTCTTCTTAATTGATGTGCAGATCAATGAATAAGTCAAAGGAGGAATGGGTGCTGGCAGGAGGTTTCAGGAGAAGCCAGGcgatggggagggcaggggaggtaTGGAGCTACTTACCAGGAGACCCCTCGACCTATGAGGCCCTTGGGTGGCTTGGCTGGCACCATCTCCTTCTGAACCATGAAGTAAGGGTACAGCACGTCAATAGGCAGTTCCACAAACACCGGGCCTGCATGGACACGGAGAACACTGAGCCTGCTGTGcctcctggctcccaggcccGAGCCCTGACcactgcccagcccctgccctgccaccTACCTGGGGTGCCTGACTGAGCAGCAGCCATCGCAGCCCTCAGGGTTGGGATGATATCCCGCACCCTCCGCACAGAAGCACAAAACTTGCAAAGTGGCCGGAACAGGGACATCTGATCGATAGCCTGGAGCGCACCCCGGTTCTGATGGAGACAGGAGTCCAGGGAGTCAACACATAAGAAATTccaggctccctggggcccctgccgccaccaccaccccccacaAGGATAGGGCACCTGCAGCAGGGTGCTGGCAGCCCCACCCAGAAGCAGCACTGGGGACTGGGCCATCTGGGCATTCTTCACTGCCGTCACTGTGTTGGTGAGGCCGGGACCTGCCGTCACTGCTGCCACGCCCACTGTCCCTAGAACACAAACCCTGTCACAGCTGTGCCCACCCTCCTGGCCACCACAAAAAACTCCTGCCCCTCAGAGACATCCCAGTCTGACCAGCCCCTAGCCCTCTCCACTCCACACTCACCAGTCAGGCGGGCCACGGCATCCGCAGCAAAGACAGCTGTGCCTTCATGGCGGGTGTCCACCACGCGGATGCCCAGCTTCTCACAGGCCACCAGCAGTGGGGAAATGTGCCCGCCAACCAGCGTGAAAACGAACCGCACACTGTGGGCCCTGAGCACGGCTGCCACGTTCTCCCCGCCATGCCGGATGCTTGCTTTGTCCACCTGGGCCCAAAGAGGGGGAGGAGCAACACTGTCAAGTACCACGGCAAGGGGACCAGGGCAGGCGGGGAGAGGGACGGTgcctctcctccaggaaggcaggcaggcacagGGGCGAAGGTCAGGGGAAGCTTGGCGTTGATTAGGCACATACAATACTATACACCATGCCCAGAGCAGGACACGTTATCTTACCAGATCTTCTTATCATATCCTTTTACAGCTCCCGAGACCAAGACTCGCCTGAGCAAGATTCAAAGTCCCATAGAAGCAATGCTCTTAAAGCACTGCACCCTGTCACACTGCCTGCCTCAGGGATGGTGGAGCAATCAGGGAGAGACGTGAGGGAAGATGGATCCACAGAACCCAGGGGAGTTTGGCCAGGGGCCATCTGCTGGGACTCCAGACGGCATGCCCTCCAGTATATGGGTCTTGTAACATGACTGCTGACTCCAGTCTACCAGACTCCTTCCCACTCACTGCGCCAGGCCCAGCTACCAAACTGCCAGCTGCCATGTGCCTGGCACGGAAGCAGCCTGCTATTACCGACAGTGCTgggcctcccagccccagcttcTGCGTAGCCCTGCACACCAGAGGCCTTTGCCTTAAATCTCCACAAGTCCTCAAGGCTAGTGGCAGCCTTACTTCTGGttaggagaggaagaggggaaggggtaAAGGTTGCTCCAGGCGAGGCAAGGAAAGACTAAAGAGGGAGTCTGGGTAAGTAGTTCAGAGATAGGTTTGTGGGGTCAGCTCTTCCCCAAACGGGTCACTGAAAGCAAGCTATCACACgacctctctaagcctctgtttcctcttgtGGAAAGGGAAGACAGAAACAAGAGCATCTATTCAGGGACGTGTTGGGTACATGGGGGAAAATCCCTAAAGCGTTCAGCTCAGCAGACAGCAACTGTCACAAAACTGTCATGGCCACATTCTCTGGTGCCTGCCTTCAGCACTCTGACCTCACCGTGTTAGTGAGCACTGCTCTGTGAAAAGGGCTCGGGGCCCCTTAGGAAGGGGGTGGGCGGGATGTCGAGTGCCCGAGCAGCTGTAACTTCCCTGCTATCTCTTCCTAGAGGCAAAGTCCAGGGCCCTGTAAGCACAATGGCGACAGGACCGTGGATTAGTTCGGCCTCACTTTCCCTGCCTGCAAAAATGGGTTGGCTGGAAAGAGCGCTGGACATCCACTCCTTTGGCTGCCCCCGGCCCTGTATTCCCCCGCACCTTGTGCATCAGCTGATAGAAGAGCCCCAGGTGGTGCGCGGCGCCCAGCAGAGCGGCCACTAGCGTCCCGAAGGCCAGGAGCAGGAAAGAGGGGAAGAAGCCCCCTGCAGGGGAGGCGGACGTGGAAGTCTCCATGAAATTGCACCTAAGGGAGAAAGGGTAGTGCCAAGACCTGGGCGCGACAATTTTATCCAGAGAAGGGCACGCCCTCCTCTCTCAGCCTGGATCCTGGGCCACGCCCCTTACACGTTTAGGCTCCGGGTCAGGCCACGCCTCTCGGGGACCAGGCCAAGCTTCTTGCAACGCCAGGACGCCCCCCTTTACGTCACGACCAACTAAACTGGGCTACCAAAGGTCAAGGCGGCGACAATGCCTCAGAATAGTTATTTTCCCGCTTACCTGCTTCTCAATGGATCGGCGGGAAGTTCCGCCTCTCTTTTACATCAAAGATCGGAATCTCAGCGCTCGGAGAGAGCCCACCCCACGCCTACGTCACCAGAAGAACCGAGGCCACGCCCCCAAGTTAGCACGCGCGACCCTCTCCTTCAAGCCAGGAACCGCCCCGTCGCGACCGCCCGAGCCCAAGCCTGACCCCCGACCCCGGGCCGCGAGTCGATGTCAAGTCGCATTAGGATGCTTCTCCGACCCCCGGGGTACTTCAACATTCACCTACAGGAAATGGTGCTGACTCCGGAGGAATTCGGCGCTCTTCGTGTCACGTGACTGGCCGCACGGCCTGAAGGGGCGGGGCCTCGAACCTGTGGCCTTGCCTTTT comes from the Camelus dromedarius isolate mCamDro1 chromosome 27, mCamDro1.pat, whole genome shotgun sequence genome and includes:
- the ILVBL gene encoding 2-hydroxyacyl-CoA lyase 2, coding for METSTSASPAGGFFPSFLLLAFGTLVAALLGAAHHLGLFYQLMHKVDKASIRHGGENVAAVLRAHSVRFVFTLVGGHISPLLVACEKLGIRVVDTRHEGTAVFAADAVARLTGTVGVAAVTAGPGLTNTVTAVKNAQMAQSPVLLLGGAASTLLQNRGALQAIDQMSLFRPLCKFCASVRRVRDIIPTLRAAMAAAQSGTPGPVFVELPIDVLYPYFMVQKEMVPAKPPKGLIGRGVSWYLENHLANLFAGAWEPQPEGPLPLDIPQASPQQVQHCVEILSRAKRPLMLLGSQAVLPPTPADKLRAAVETLGVPCFLGGMARGLLGRNHPLHIRQNRSAALKKADVVVLAGMVCDFRLSYGRVFSRSSKIIVVNRNWKEMLINSDMFWKPQEAVQGDVGSFVVKLVQGLQGQTWASDWAEELRQADHQKEQTFREKALMPVAQHLNPVRVLQLVEETLPDNSVLVVDGGDFVGTAAHLVQPRGPLRWLDPGAFGTLGVGAGFALGAKLCRPDAEVWCLFGDGAFGYSLIEFDTFVRHKIPVIALIGNDAGWTQISREQVPSLGSNVACGLAYTDYHKAAMGLGAQGLLLSRESEDQVIKVLRDAQQQYQDGHSVVINILIERTDFRDGSIAV